From Miscanthus floridulus cultivar M001 chromosome 15, ASM1932011v1, whole genome shotgun sequence, the proteins below share one genomic window:
- the LOC136508165 gene encoding GATA-type transcription factor sreA-like → MAMADEGDKGEPPGLDPRTRRSAATRAPGDMAGGGGEEESEGGPGYVLSLPAAWLLPLPVAVSCLDATVRRKGRSRLRLRAQPSGWWAFKLPVVPAPEEAKRPVPPAAAVNNPPEEARPQRLRLRQAPLPDPHHTPLAAEERPPKRARMCLQCGAAVTPQWRSGPMGQGTLCNACGVRLKAAGALRGQVQRRPAPPTSRTPARPPPPDSPVSESSPDSPIWEPGSVPDVYLVRKKPLKRGRPPPRPRMQPAPAPAVYLVKKKKKKKAAASARKPWRPSKSAKQCLHCGSSSTPQWREGPLGRSTLCNACGVRYRQGRLLPEYRPIASPTFEPSEHANRHSQVLQLHRERKRQSQSHHHQQHPLPVEKHPPRAMDVLQFPPQRWHVKEEYPPTPLLQPLPHPVVDGSLVGGIGGMMVDAAADADAGHGGGGGKGSDVNNAPSSLDSLLLEGPSAPLLVDGDEPLID, encoded by the exons ATGGCGATGGCGGATGAAGGCGACAAAGGAGAG CCGCCTGGATTAGACCCAAGAACCCGGCGATCTGCGGCGACCAGGGCGCCCGGCGACATGGCCGGCGGTGGCGGGGAGGAGGAGTCGGAGGGGGGCCCCGGCTACGTGCTCTCGCTCCCGGCGGCGTGGCTCCTCCCCCTGCCCGTTGCCGTCTCGTGCCTGGACGCCACCGTCCGGCGCAAGGGGCGCAGCCGTCTCCGCCTCCGTGCCCAGCCGTCGGGCTGGTGGGCCTTCAAGCTCCCCGTCGTCCCCGCGCCGGAGGAGGCAAAGAGGCCGGTTCCCCCAGCGGCGGCGGTTAATAATCCGCCCGAGGAGGCCCGTCCCcagcgcctgcgcctgcgccagGCCCCGCTCCCCGACCCACACCACACCCCCTTGGCGGCGGAGGAGAGGCCGCCGAAGAGGGCTAGGATGTGCCTGCAGTGCGGCGCGGCGGTGACGCCGCAGTGGAGGTCGGGGCCGATGGGGCAGGGCACGCTCTGCAACGCCTGCGGGGTCCGGCTCAAGGCGGCCGGGGCTCTGCGGGGGCAGGTGCAGCGCCGCCCCGCGCCGCCGACCTCGAGGACGCCCGCTCGTCCGCCACCGCCGGACAGCCCGGTCTCGGAGTCGTCGCCCGACAGCCCGATCTGGGAGCCCGGGTCAGTTCCCGATGTTTACCTGGTGAGGAAGAAGCCTCTGAAGCGGGGGAGACCTCCGCCGCGTCCGAGGATGCAaccagcgccagcgccagcggTGTACCtcgtcaagaagaagaagaagaaaaaggcggCGGCTTCGGCGAGGAAGCCGTGGCGGCCCTCGAAGTCGGCGAAGCAGTGCCTGCACTGCGGGTCGTCGTCGACGCCGCAGTGGCGGGAAGGGCCGCTGGGCCGCAGCACGCTGTGCAACGCGTGCGGCGTGCGGTACAGGCAGGGGCGGCTGCTGCCGGAGTACCGGCCGATAGCGAGCCCCACCTTCGAGCCGTCGGAGCACGCCAACAGGCACAgccaggtgctgcagctccaccggGAGCGGAAGAGGCAGAGCCAgagccaccaccaccagcagcaccCTCTGCCCGTGGAGAAGCACCCTCCGCGAGCCATGGACGTGCTCCAGTTTCCCCCCCAGCGGTGGCACGTGAAGGAGGAGTACCCGCCGACGCCGCTCCTCCAGCCTCTGCCGCATCCGGTGGTGGACGGCAGCCTTGTCGGCGGCATTGGGGGCATGATGGTCGACGCGGCGGCAGATGCAGATGCAggacacggcggcggcggcggcaagggaaGTGATGTGAACAACGCGCCGAGCTCGCTGGACTCACTGCTGCTGGAGGGCCCGTCGGCTCCGCTGCTTGTCGACGGCGACGAGCCCTTGATCGACTAG